Proteins from a genomic interval of Symmachiella macrocystis:
- a CDS encoding DinB family protein — MPIESTPNHNIQPQGNSAADAFIAESRQTLDSAQQKIVHCLKQLPDDDLNWRPFPSANSVQTIVLHLCGNVRQWIMHGVGGQADVRNRPQEFAEQQPLAKAELLERLSQTVADADAVLSEFDIRRLTEARKVQGFDTNLLSVIYDCVSHFVGHTHQIVYITRLRLGDAYRFAWVPEGIDRAQAGE, encoded by the coding sequence ATGCCAATCGAATCGACGCCCAATCACAACATCCAACCACAGGGTAATTCCGCGGCGGACGCATTTATTGCAGAGTCACGACAAACGTTGGATTCCGCCCAACAAAAAATCGTGCATTGTCTGAAACAATTACCCGACGACGATCTCAATTGGCGGCCATTCCCCTCGGCCAACAGTGTGCAAACAATTGTGCTGCATCTGTGCGGAAACGTGCGACAGTGGATCATGCACGGTGTGGGGGGACAAGCGGATGTGCGGAATCGCCCGCAGGAATTTGCCGAGCAACAACCGTTGGCCAAAGCGGAGTTGCTTGAGCGGCTCAGCCAGACCGTAGCGGATGCGGATGCGGTGCTGAGCGAATTCGACATACGGCGGCTCACCGAAGCGCGAAAGGTACAAGGGTTCGATACGAATCTGCTGTCGGTGATCTATGATTGCGTCAGCCACTTTGTAGGCCATACCCATCAGATCGTCTACATCACGCGTCTGCGCCTTGGCGACGCATATCGCTTCGCGTGGGTGCCCGAAGGCATCGACCGTGCGCAAGCGGGCGAATGA